A window of Cydia amplana chromosome 16, ilCydAmpl1.1, whole genome shotgun sequence genomic DNA:
TGACAAAGTATGTAAACAAGCTTAAAAATAAGCGACATCACAACATTGCATCATTAGCTAATTTACATTGCTAAGAAGTTACGATTGCATGTCCctaaataatatttcttatACTTTAgtaaagataggtacctacatacaaaataaaaaatatatgggcattttcattttaacttgcactttaaagcgcgactaattaagtcgtgtttcagtaacgtctaaccgtctAACGTCtaattcctgacaaaatgtatgggatttgacattgaccgtcagttttgtaacgattgctaaccgggcgttaaaggtgcacagttaagtgaaaatgcccatatACGCACGACTATTTTGAAATATTGACTTCAATTTAGTTAAGAGTACATCTTCATGTAATTTTGTATGGGGTCATATTGAGCCATATGCTGGACTCTCGGATACTTGCATACGTGTCATTTTGCACACGCTTGAAAAAATTGGGTCACGTTTAAGAACGCGTGGAACACCGGCATGATCACCGTCAAACTAAATTTTATCTCCACAGCGAGTAGATCCTGTTTAAACCAGACCCTTATATTCCTAGCAACTACGGACAGTCTGAGGTCAAAGTTATACTGGTCTGTTCATGTATTTGGTTGTGAATAGGGACCCGGTATGGTGGCGCTCGCTGTTGTCGGGTGCCCGGTGCCTACGTGACGTAGCCCGCGTGGCAGCCCCAAGGTGGGGGCAACGAGTTTGTTTTGCTGCGCACGCAGCTCGCCGCAGGTACGGGCAGTCGATGCTCATCTGTTAGCGTTATCGATAGTTGGTCGgctgttgattttttttttgcttgtaagtTGTAGAGCTGCTACAAAGACAAATAAGAAGTCACTACAACAGTTTAAAATACCAGTAATACCACCAATATTTCTGTATTTTCTATTTGTGTAACAAAACCAAGTTAATACAAAATGTTAGTTGTTGGGTTGTTGTTAGTCGATGTAaacaattttaagtaaataaacaagACACTACACTGGCTAAAAATTTAGTAATCACCCATACTTTTTTCAGACCAAACTCAAAACTTTAAATTACGCATTTGATTAGTAACATGTGCGGTTACTaattctgccctcctaagccaagtagcgctatctcaaaaacaaatgattgtgaaaatggaattctcagttatagaaactaaagtataagttagcaatgaattttgttttgagatagcgcttttcggcttagcagggcagAATTTATCTCGTAAGAAAAATTATGAGATATCTCTGAGGTGCATCAGGACCTTATGGTGCCGGTACATATGATGTAAGAATTATAGTTATTGATGTATGCAATTAATACAGAAATCGGAATAGCCACAAGCTTATAACAATTATCGTACCATTTCTTTCTTTTGCAAAATAATAACAGTTATTGTTGCTGCATCATTAACGTACATTTGCATAAGTAATAGTATGCCGGCAGATACAgcatttgttaattaataatgatgttTATTGTTCAATCTATGTATTTAACAATAGAGTTGTAATATCGATGAATCAGATGTAAACACAAAGTACATCACTATAGTGTATTTTGATTGAGTTTAGTGAAACCGGCAAGGCAAGGCAAGGAGGCGAAAACAACAAAGAATCAGTCGGTCGTACATGCCCATGTTGATCAGACGTACGCGCGCGACTGCATTAACCGTTTCTGAATTTAGATATTCTATGAGAATCAAGCAGGCTTGACTGCTGAATTTATGCGCATACAAATTACGCCGAGATTTTAATAGACAAGTCATACAAGAAATAAATACAACAAGATGTTTTCAACGGCGAGAAGTTTAGACAAGATCGTCCAGATTTACAAGAATGAAGTCCGCCGGCAGATCAGCAAAACTACCAGCGTGACAAACTCGGATGCCATGGTGCCGAAATTGGACCAACCTGCCAATAAACACCAGGGCAACGATGAAACCGGACTCCCAAAGAAGCTGCTCAAACTGCAGAAATACCACAGGTCAGTGAACTCTGTTAACCGTGCGtggagttaatttaatttagtcgTAACTTATTGCAAGTTTCGAGACGTTCATCTTCAAAGTTTCTTTCAGTCTTTTACTTGGTGTGTTATATGTGTTAGAATTCTAGAACCTATTTCGGTTACCATTTTATATTACCATTTACCACTGATATGGCGATCAAGCGTTAACTCCATGAAGACCGGTTCAATGCGAAACcatttatagtttagattttattaagtaccagTATTTTAGATACAAATTAGATGGGTTAAGTAATTCAATAATAATCATTCTCAAATATGGTACATATTTTAGATATACTATCTACCTACTCTatataaagaatattttttttgggaactcataagtaatataaaaacaaaagcaTCATGCCTTTACATTAATGGCTAAATATAAGAGAGTCGGGTTAATATACCAGCTACCCAAAAAAATATGCCGTTATGTCTTTGTTTACCTTCATTCTTTGTAaatcaataaaagaaaaatagctACACCCTTgtcttgttttaataaaacttacACAAGCAACGCAGGTGCCGGGTGTATTAtaaatttagaaaaataatTCTGTATTTATCTTTTGTCACGTCGGATATGCATGAACAGTCGACTAAATAATGCTTTTGCACTTAATTCCCCCGTAATAAGGCAGAAATtgtataagtacatatgtattttttatttcaagtgtTATCTACGTATTCCATCATGCATCGAGCGTTCGTTTCTGCGTGATCGCACTACACCGTTGAACGAAATGCCATGgattctatatttatttaagtgtaTTAACCCAGATAAGTTTTTTccgaataatattatgtattatctataatatttatttcagtatttaattatttatatgtacctaatatacaaacCTTAAACGTCAAAGCCtgaaagaaagaaaagaaagaagAATTGTCGCGTCTATCAACGGTTTTTTATTCATCATCTTGTTGGATGCGATTATGCTTTTCTATTGTATTCGACGAATTTTTCTATATGAGTCACAGTTTTCTATAGCCAGAACTATCGTGCACTGTCAGCTGTGTGAGCGAATGTTTTCGGTCTCTAGATTCCTGTCGACCCTGACACCCCAGCAAATGCCCCTGGCGACCCGTGGACTGGCCGTACCCAAGGACCAGTCCAGGGAGTTCATGGCTTGCTTCCCGGACATCGTGAGGGACCTCACGGAGACTGGGAAGCATCTTGACGTGCCGGAAGCCAGCAAATGGTTGGCTAAGGTACGTTTTGTACTAGTCAGTGGGTAGCAGCTGGAGTTCACTAATATTGATTTGTCCAGTAATAAGTTAATATAAGTCATTACACTGTAAGCTTTTTGACATTTACTAATCGTAATTGATTGTGCTCTTTTGTTAGCAAAAGGTGAAGTTCAGAAAGTGCGTTATTGCATTTCTCAATCAGTGTAATTTTTCAATCGATGTCATTCTTAATGACTGGTCATATACAAACATTCAAGAAAAGTATTTTCAATGTTGGTAAACTCAAGCTAAAGAGCTGCATAGATAACAATAGGTGTTGTAGAAAATGTAGAATGAGCGGTGTTCACTTGTACATTAGTATTTTCAGTTTAGTTGTGTATTAGTATTAAGTTTGAAGTTgcaattttatttatcaagtaAAATTGTATGGTATGAAGATGTCGACATAAGGCAAAATAAACCAGTGCATAACTGTACAGTGTACCTTCGTCGTATGTGTGGATATTGAAAGCCGGAGAAAGCAGTTTCAAATTACAGAGGACTGGATTGTTTATAAATAGATGCCTTGTATGTGTGGGATTTCTTTCGAACCTTCATTCAAATTGTCACAGTACTAGTCACACGTTCATAGGTTCCTACCATGGTCCCACCAATACTTACATAATTCGGTGGCCGTGTACAACTAAATTATCACAGTAATAATCGCACAAAAACCTACCTATAATCAAGTCACGTCTTTAGGTATCAGAGATAATCATGTTATTATTAGATTAATAGATAACAAAACCACGTGGTCGATATTTAGCAAAGTGTTCGCTAAAATGTATTGTACTCCAGTGTTAACAAACAATGATATCATCGGGCGCCGTTTAAGTCAAGCCTCCGTTTAATATCCACAACATTGATGACGAATCAAATTAAACTGCCAGCACTTGGTcaaacattaggtacctataataaattgCAATGTGCTCATTTTTTCCCTTTGTGTTTATAAAAAACGTGTCTTGAATAATACTTTTGTTACAGCTTTTGCAATACAACGTGCCAAATGGGAAGAAAAATCGAGGGCTGGCGACCGTGATGGCCTACAAAATGTTAGAGAAACCGGAGAACCTTACTCGAGACAACGTATATTTGGCCAACGTCATGGGATGGTGCACCGAAATGGTTAGTGTAACTACCTATTTCGCTAGGATACCCTAAATAAGTTAACAGACTCAAATGTAAACCATAATGTCATGGGGCCTATTTAGGCTCTCGGCCACGTATTTTATGATAACATAAGTGTGTTTGTCTTTCAAATTTACGGCGCTTATGCAGTCGCTGTCTGTGGAAGGAAGCGCAGGGACAAAAAATAGTCGTAATTagacatatgtaggtataattaaatACTAGTTTTCTCATCGCAAAGTTAGTGAGTACGGAGTGGCATAGTTAGTGAGTTTAACACAAAGTCGCTAAGTATTTATTGCGAGTTGCTGATACGAGTATGATACggattgtaggtaggtatggtatGCGGTAACACCACTAACACGCAGTGAATTAGTGATGCGGCTATTTTTAGAACAGGACTGGGATGATGGTTCTTTTAGACTGACTGCAGATGCGTGGGCCTTCGGTGTAACATGTACTACATATCACTGTTTATTCGTTTATTTAAAACGATCGATGTCACAAATAAGCTGGTACATATTTAgctttattaattttagcgCTAATTTCAAGCGCTCCATATACTTATAGCGAATATATTTTTGAACGATGAATTCGATTCTCGTTATTTGATACCTTGTTTTGGGTGGGTCCTGAGTAGTCCTGACAAACTTTGTAATATACAAAATTATTCTTCAAATTCTTAGATAattagtacggctaccatcagtttggcactgacaaacgccgtcgagaacgtaatttacttaatttctatacatctcgctcgtactcgcatattagtgcaaacgagatatatagaaagtaaattacgtcctcgatagcgtaaatgtcagttttgacgctgtcagtgactcatggtacggactcaggtatttaaatatttgatcTAACCAAGTTATGTAAAAACAAATGGTACGAATTATTAAATAACACATGGGTTGCAGACCTTGAATTACGTTAGTTATGCTAAATGTATTATAATACGTACCTACGTATTTGAACTGGCCAGGTcaaataatgaataaaactCCATTAGGTACTTTTACAATTGATCATCGACAACATCATACAatcatacctaaatatttaatttgtaataacatatcatatattatataaataaatctatgcCTTTTATCGTAGTTAAGAAATATGGATTTTTTAGAAAGAGCAAGGTTttcctatttttattatttaaccttttcaaataaattttactaaattagGTGAATGTGGAATCGAATTTTCACTAGTCAACGGTTAATTCGCTGAGAGcgctaaatatttattatgtaataaaGTATAATAATGTTTGTCCAGTTATTCCATTTGCAAACATCACCTTACCTGACTACTTGTTgtgtaaatgtatgtatgtgcaTATAATATGAAAACCTATGTATGGCTAGTACCTTAACTGACTACTTGTTGTATTGTATCTACTAAGCACTGTTGCTGCTTAGTTCTATGTAAATGTTTAGGTAACCGTAGAATGTGTTTACAACATCGGACTATTATTAATAGCCAAGTATGTAGTTGAGGAAGGACGTGACTATTACAGGATACGCGTATAATCTTGTTCTAAGTACTTACGGGTACTTGATTTGGTATTTAGTGATGTATTCTAAGCCACTGACAGTTAAAATAGTTACTCGTTTAGGtaagtcatttatttataaatatgtcaCACCAAACCACTAAGATTCAGTCCTGCgagtaaaattatttttaagaatgAATACATGAATTTAAATGTATAATGGGTAGGATGAAACAGAAACCCATTTTTGTTTCAAGTTAGATTGCTCCTAAGTCCTAAGTTAAGTGGTTTCTAAAAAAAGAACTTTAGAACTTATAGAGGcaactataaataataaataggtgcATTTGAAATAAAACTGTTTAAAGTATTTGCGTTTGTTAGGAACCTAGCTGTTTATTTCacggtcgtttttttttttgcctgtGTGCCCGAAATGGCGACATGATAAAAACGTTATTGTAAAGATAGCAAACAGtggttttatactttttatacgAGTTTGGCGCTCACATTTGGGAACAAGTTATGTAGATATTGTTGATGCAGACAGACTCGACTTTAAATCGTGTTCCTTATTTACATTTATAATCGTGAATAGAATAGGTTACTCCCAACAGTTTTTCGACAATATCAACTAATCTTAGATAGGtaattaatagtaggtacatgtCCAATCTAGAAGTTTCCAGAGGCACTATCGTACTTACAACCAAATACAAATGCGTATAGGTAGCCCACGCACTTACGTCGACTCATTGAGCATGGTTTCGTAATTTGCTTCAGTTGACACGCAGGTATAGCGTGCTGCGTTTCAACACGACAAAGTAAATATGCTCCTTCCACTCTGTGAATAAGACTCAAAATAGTTTAACGGTTTAATTACTTGCCACTGTGTTTATAACGTTGTAAATGAGACCTTTCAATTACCTACAGACAGTACATCATTTACATTAGCTGGTGTGAAGCAAGCCTGGCATGTCATGTAGGTAAACTGAACGCGTTTCGTCTCTTTCGACggctattataattattattataaacaaaCAGTGGCAACATTGAGTAATCTCTACTATTGATTTAGCGCATAATAATTGCACGTTCGAGGAATTTGAAATAATATTGAAGCTACAGTCAGAGAGACGATTGACCTCCTCTGTAGGATTTGTATCAATTGTAAATTTATGAATTTTCGGATATGTAAGCAACTAATTAGTAGCTTATAAATGTATACCTaagctttaaataaataagtagtttcTTATAAACGTGTATGACGCCACCACGCCACGACACTTCCTCGAAAAAGTAAAAGTTTAAAACCGACATTAGACCCTATTCTCCTGTAGGAAAATTACGACAAAGGTCAAGAAATAAGGTACCAATCTGATTAATTATTGCCCCATGAGACTAAGATTTTATTTGCCAGGCAATACCTAGAGTCTTCAACCGAAGCCAGTTCAAATTATGAAGCCATCGGTAAAAGAGAATAATAAGAATGTATGTTAGTCTATAAGGTctctaaattttaaaataaattaataaactatGCCTAACTAACGATATGACCTCTTCTTATTTCAGTTCCACGCGCATCAACTGCTCATGAACGACATCATAGAGGGTCGCCAGATGCGGCGCGGCGCCCCCAGCTGGCACAGTCGCCCTGAAGTCGGGCTCAACGGCATCAACGACGCCATCTTAGTCCAGTCCGCTATGTACTCGACCCTCAAGAGGCACTTCAGCGCCAAGCCCTACTACAAGAATGTCATCGAAATGTTTAACGAGGTAAGAGCCTGCAGATTTTGTCAGATAATCAGACTCACATCACACAGGCGCCGCTTTTTAAAGCGTCTACGAAGACCGCAAGTACCGCAACACACCACACAAGCTCTTACTAGTAAAATTGTAGATATGTTAAGATTACGACCCGCACCATTCAAGTTGCGTCCTATCAATACTGTAACCTGTAGTTTAGTACTTATTCTGATATCCTAAATCATTTTATACTACACAATTTTACTCGTAACATTCGATCGTTATCTATTTGTGAAAGTCGTTTTCTGTGGTCTTTACTTTACCTTTAATCGAAAAGTGGTCACAGTCGCACATTTTTCCACTAAACTAACTTCCTAGATTTTCCTATAACAATCTATTTGTCGCCGGTACACGAAAGTTAACGTTTTCCTTAATTTTGGTCAGCGGGCCGTAATACCAGCAAAGATAAATCTGACAGCAAATTACTTCACATTTAGATACCTACAGTGCATACCTAGTTAGTTATCTTATCAGACTTACCGGAAGTCGTCCtatttgtatacctatacatatttatcAAGCTAAGTGCTAATCGATACTCATGTCTAGTTGTCTACTTACTTTAGTTTTACTGTTACCTGTAAtaataccgataccgatattacCGAGTTTATTTGGGAAGTAAATGGAAATATTAGGTACACCCTGTGGTTAAAGCCCTTCTGACATACCCTGCTAAATAGGCAACTATCTTATATTATGTAAgtcaggtaggtaggttaggtaatTACCTAGTAACCTACCAATTACAAACCGATTAACCTACTAAGTTATTCTATAATCAGTGCTTATTTTAGTAACACTATAAGTTGATAAAAATTAGCACGTCTCTAATGACAGTAATGACTAAGAACCTTCACCCAAATTTGATTTAAGTACATGATATTAGTATCTATAGATAATCTACATATACCGATGCTGAGAATATAAGAAGtatatagatacctacttattttaaccGTGgaacaggccccgtagacaacatgccaatcgctaacgctccgtagcgaacgaaacgcaactgtcattatcacactaatatggaggagtgatagagagacacaaagcgattcgatggcgaagcgatagcgattgtcaccttttggctaggccgccaggtatCAGGTATTGGAACTATTCGATACGCGCCTAGAAACACGTGGTCGTTGGTTTCGTCGTTATCCGATGAAGCAGTTTTCATTTCGATATCATCAGTTTTCATGCGATTCTATTGCGCACCTTGTGATATTTGTTAAACTTGAGTGGTCATCACTAAGAAaaatcaagtaggtacctagtgctacctacttacttatcgatatgtatatgtacttaaaatattatttacggtAGCTAGGTTACTACGTATCGTAGCTATTGATAAGCTCAAACAACTAGATAggaacataggtaggtattataggtacctaggtacatatattatcaCGTACTCAGTTTATTATTCAAGGTCGCTTATCAAATGTTTATTTTAGGATTCACTTAGGTATGTCTAATGAGAGTAATGAGGCACATTTGAAGACGAAAGGCgattagagtctggctaatgaaagttgagcctgagatttatttaaaactttttatatgggaACTTTTTTCCTATCatataagctgtcagtttcaagcagtgaacgcatataaaccatggaagtattctgtccgctcaattatgacccaacgtaaagtattcgattgtaggcggtgcttacagactgttcgattggcaacttcagtgcggccgagatgacagtcagtgaccgatggctaaattggtttataaaa
This region includes:
- the LOC134655463 gene encoding farnesyl pyrophosphate synthase — translated: MFSTARSLDKIVQIYKNEVRRQISKTTSVTNSDAMVPKLDQPANKHQGNDETGLPKKLLKLQKYHRFLSTLTPQQMPLATRGLAVPKDQSREFMACFPDIVRDLTETGKHLDVPEASKWLAKLLQYNVPNGKKNRGLATVMAYKMLEKPENLTRDNVYLANVMGWCTEMFHAHQLLMNDIIEGRQMRRGAPSWHSRPEVGLNGINDAILVQSAMYSTLKRHFSAKPYYKNVIEMFNEMLLKCSTGQYLEKSMMKGDKPDLENFTMEKYLTIAKYQVAYHTFQMPVGLALLMAGIDDPETHRQAKTILLEMGQFFQIQDDFLDCFGDPAVTGNNGTDIQEGKCTWLAVVALQRASSTQKQVIEEHYGNSNPESVEKIKDLYESLQLPHTYSVYEDTTYDLLRTQIQQVTRGLPHDLFFKILDNIFRRQI